Genomic DNA from Magnolia sinica isolate HGM2019 chromosome 4, MsV1, whole genome shotgun sequence:
actaaatcatatccaaagctgaagtggaccacaccacaagaatcaaTTTTAATAATGATTTTCCACCGTTTTTAAAATTGTGATAAACTAGCATAAGAGTCCAGTCAATCCTTTCAAATCCTCCTCTGGCATTAGTAAACGTCTATAATTATAAATAGTGCCAAAACCCTGACTGTAAATGCCTGTAAAACAACAACCTCAGACCATGGCAACGAAGCTGAGCTTGAAGCTTCTGGTGGACAAGAAATCCAACAAAGTCCTGTTCGCGGAAGCAGGAAAAGAATTCATTGATTTTCTCTTCAATCTCCTTACATTACCCCTCGGCTCTGTAACAAAGCTGCTGACAAGAGGACGCATGGTTGGATGCATAGGAAGACTGTATGGAAGTGTAGAAAATCTAAGTGGCGCTTACATACAACCCAACCAAAACAAAAAAGACCTTCTCAATCCTAAGACCTCATCACCCCAAAAAGGCAAAAATCCTCCTCTTTTCTTACAAAATGTCACTTCAACAGCAAGAAAGAAGCTCTACGTGTGCACCAGTTGCAGCCACCAAAAACGGTATTATACGGATGTTAATGGCACGCTGTGCCGCAACTGCAAGCATAGGATGTCTACTGAGATAACCTATGTTGGTTCTGTAAATGTAGCAGTTGGATCGGATGGTGATGAAGGTGGATATGTGAAAGCTGGGGTGatttatatggtgatggatgatTTGGTGGTGACGCCCATGTCCACCATTTCTTCAATTACTCTACTCAACAATTTCAAAAATAAGGAAGTGGGtgagaaggtggtgaaagtgggCATGGATGAGGTATGTGTATTAACTGTCCACTTCCTTTTTTTAGTACCCTTATGCATGTTTCTTACGTTTAGAATATATGTATGAAATTTTAACTTGTTTGGAATCACGGAATTGTTGTTAGGGTGGGCCATagtatctaaaaccatgtgaagacatgcctgatatatatatatatatatatatatatatatatatatatatatatatatatatatatatatatataacacttggtggggtccacctgagttttggatgagtcTGAAACTttgtttgacccctcatccaagtgggacacacaatgattGATATGTATTTGTGAACCACATACAATGGATGATATAAATTTGTGAAcgacatctaggtgggcccaataaataattatgaatattttattgGAAGGGTTACTCCTCTCAACTAttgaatgtggtgtggcccacccaagtcatggattaacttgatttttaagcccgtggcccaccatggaatgatgcatccaACTGATGTGTTAGATGTttgacacatcacagtgggtcccacacagctcgacctcattggaagttcccatgaggtcgacctcagtGTACTATTTCCCATATATATTTCCTATGTGTGGGCCTTACCGTGATGTGGAGCAggcatcaacattgtgcatttgataggtcccctgtAAGTTATGAGATATCCTTGATGTAGATCagacatcaacactgtgcatttgatgggttcccatTGGGTTATGGGATATCTCGAAAATTAACTGTATATAGAACTTATATTGGCCGTGccatttaaaatcatatgaagagatGCTTAAAATATCTAAAAATCTTTTGGATACAGTTGAAGCTTGGCCTGACCGCTCATCCATGTAAGGCACACAATAGATATGCTAGATTTGTAAGCCACATATTGGTGGCCCAAATAAACAatcataaatgttttaatgggttGTTAACCCTTCTCAATTGTCTAATGGGTGCACTGTTGATGTCCGATCCCTTTGTGCATATATGCTCAACTAACGCCCAGTTTGGACGGAACTTGtgcaaactttttgagaactcatcatacctgatgtgagtccaaaatctgaacggtccacatgatgcatCACCACATGAAACCCCCAGTGCCCAACTTTTactatgatctaaaactttggtgggctatggagaaagaaaacagtttcctcccttgatttgcatctctcttttctataGCCTACCAGagtcttagatcagggtgaatattgatcccttggggtttcatgggatgccacatcacatgaaccTTTCGGATCAGACACCCATGACACTTGTGCAATCATCCTCAAAAATTGGGTTGCCATTGGTTGTCAAAAACCTACAAATATTGCAATATCCTAgatcacaattcaaggatgagtGAACAGTGAACCTGATTTCCCTTAGAGAGAAGGAtgtaatttcaaattttcaatactcTTTTCATTTCCTTATACTAGTTTGTTTCGTTGATTTTGCTAGGGTTTGGCATTACTTAAGGCTTCCTTGAAGTCGAAGACTGTGCTCACGGATGTATTCCTTGGAAAAGCTGGTGTAGTTTAGTCGTCTAGAGTCTATATTTCTTATCTGTGTGTCTGCGCACACTTTATCTATTCATGACTTGGACTTTAGTCATGACAAACTAAAACACTTCTTACTCCTTTTTTACATTTCTATTACAATTGGTATTTTGATCGATCTCTTGGTGAACTTTCAATGCTTTCATATatttattttgataatattgttgTTATATCTAATGTCTTAATATCTAAAATATAGTTGATAGCATTTATGGAATTTTTTTTGTGTCGACGAATGATACATCTCCCTCACAATCACACACGAGTGCACATGCCCTTGCTGCGAATGAGGATGAGTGCAATGGCTGCGTTTCAAATGCCTTGTTGCTTCCAGACCTTCCATCTTTGGTTTCTATCTGTGAATTGGCCATGGTTGAAAATTACGTCCATCAAGCTATTGCTGCTAAGGTATTATTCCTTCGGGTTTGATCCATGTTTAAATAATGATTTTTCTATCTATGTGATTTTAGCTGTGGACTATATCAAGCATTACCCATTACTTTGATGTTTTGGATCTCTTAACAGTGCCTCCTGCCACAAGAATTTATAGTTTTCAAATGATATTACAGTACTACTTCCTTATCAATGACCACATTAGGGGTCACATCATGATGCATACGTGAAATCCTCTTAGTTTTTTTACACACATCCATACCAACACCATAGTCGCCACATGAACCGATGACCTCTATCAGATAAAATAGTTCATGACCTGCATATGCTCTATTGGCCTAGCTGACTCGGCGGTTTCAAGATGCCCTCAATCTATTAGTCTATTTGTGTGATCGTTCTAATTGTGAGTAAATATCACGTGCATGTTGTTTCCTCCCTTTTGAATGTATTGGATTTTCTATGATACTCTGGCGGAAGATGGATAATACGCAGGCACTTATTAATTGTACATATGGTAAGAATTTGGGTTGctctccatccattggatttaaaACTACAACATTCGAATTTCTTCAAATGAGTCTCAACCAATCTAATCTAATCATTGTATTGTGAATCTACCACACTAGGATTCCTGTTGCTTTATTTGAGGTATTGTATGCCACGCGAATAGGTTCTAAGTAATCACGTATCAAGCGTAATTGTGAACTGCATATAACTCCGGAGCACGAGTGTGGATTGTCTGTGTTGAATGCACAGGAAAATTCAGTGTCATCTGTTACTCTCTGTACACATCATCTTCAATTACTCTACTAGTAAAATATAGAACGGATTTCTCTTTCAAATAGATTACTTACAACAAAGCAAGACTTTTTAACGTTTGGAACTTCTttgccccacaatgatttatgttttagatccacactTTCCATCAAAATTTACTGATAATTATAGAGCATGAAGctaaaatgaggcatattcaaacCTCAAGTGTAATTCGCAACAAAAAGTAGTCTGGATTGAATCACTACAGATGAAACCTTCTTAGATCCACTGTGAagattatttgccatctaacccgttcataacgCCACAcatacatgaatgaagggaaagcacaaatatcaacttgattagaCCCTTCTATTGATCCAAGAGCCTTCTATATATTTGCCTTGTTTTTTTGC
This window encodes:
- the LOC131244252 gene encoding uncharacterized protein LOC131244252, whose translation is MPVKQQPQTMATKLSLKLLVDKKSNKVLFAEAGKEFIDFLFNLLTLPLGSVTKLLTRGRMVGCIGRLYGSVENLSGAYIQPNQNKKDLLNPKTSSPQKGKNPPLFLQNVTSTARKKLYVCTSCSHQKRYYTDVNGTLCRNCKHRMSTEITYVGSVNVAVGSDGDEGGYVKAGVIYMVMDDLVVTPMSTISSITLLNNFKNKEVGEKVVKVGMDEGLALLKASLKSKTVLTDVFLGKAGVV